Proteins from one Rosa chinensis cultivar Old Blush chromosome 7, RchiOBHm-V2, whole genome shotgun sequence genomic window:
- the LOC112175284 gene encoding disease resistance protein At4g27190 isoform X2, with product MAIRFTEAILFKTKETIELVGRQVGYVIHCKSNLQRLQAQLEELNAAREAVEDKVVEAEDKGEAVQPDVQLWLQEVGNINAQAEELLKDENQAKLKCLLGFCPNLTIRHHLGRKSKILVHHLVELYERREFPVISVIRPQELWVESTGEYLAFPSRTSVVAQIMDELENPNTHRIGVYGIEGVGKTTLAKEVYRQATEDKNLFDNVVILLDVKENPHLEGIQNKILNKLDMKIFDDENLDGRASRTSADIQDKNILVILDDVWEQIDLEALQLPSVATCKILLTCTSRESLSGMNTQVDFQLDILVEEEAWILFKKKAGDVVKNYAIREVALQVAECCSGLPILVVTVASALKKQTTSPPWKDALRCLKSQEFTENPYLCLEWSYDQLKDKELEQLFLLCGFAIWGKDIYLPALLKYSMGLGLFRKGYTVEEAQNTLLKWVGKLKDSCLLTDSDDSRYVKMHNLVRDVANRIALRDEHILSSVDDRGNYEFKEWLDKDFFKKCTMKSLQSSTVPVLSEVPRIYPKLKLFYLHGTGDVSVEIPTNFFREIEELKVLDLTRLHMLSLPSSLQYLKNLHALFLDQCIVGDTALVGELSNLEILSFFQSNVKQLPKEIGKLTRLQLLELSDCSELEVISPGVISSLERLQELRMRNSFNKWEVEGERSNVSLSELKHLSQLSVLEVHIPNTDILPANLFSHEFERFNIVIGDAWVDRYTSREKFMAETTLKTLKLKLTTSIKELDEGLIWLLERCEDLSLSETQNANNIDHYLDTEDSEHPQHLQVINIYKIGLPNLTRLAVHQCDGLSFLLSSSVAKSFVQLKHLRISECQIMKEVVLSEGHGEEKDNLFPKLEQLELNDLPCLTRFCSGSYVEFAALKRSQLEKCPKLETFIFNHLSNRIQIYKEIKERGTNDENVETVAPYFLLDEKVKTLRLHGMEIKLMHLSEESPVFPLLEILEVKFCGLNNLKLSAISFRNLTIIEVTFCWRLQYLTSYSVAQSLVGLKKLKVDECKNMKEIFTSEGIEEDASNCEIVFSRLQHLELSDLISLERFCSRNCIVKVPSLQSSALQVNWCPFQLKISTERVLEEVSDMQQDVHKSHTGKEEVLDTTESACSLETNQKQHIPNTSKVSKEIEFNEGELHDDRLVNNDGPLLPGNIAESSEHGIKAVIKETPINFLEHAEVMDLHRKQIVTNTPKNLQEADFGMEESLIEPLNANEGRPLQLKQLNGVQTDSLLQSISELDADIKHLQEELRAKEAERIDKQQRLADRLATVDRLSDSL from the exons ATGGCGATTAGATTTACGGAGGCAATTCTTTTTAAAACTAAGGAGACAATTGAACTCGTAGGACGCCAAGTGGGATATGTAATTCACTGCAAAAGCAACCTTCAAAGACTGCAGGCTCAATTGGAAGAATTGAACGCCGCCCGGGAGGCTGTAGAGGATAAAGTTGTGGAAGCTGAAGACAAaggtgaagcagttcaaccagATGTCCAGTTGTGGCTACAGGAAGTGGGCAACATCAATGCACAGGCAGAGGAATTGTTGAAAGATGAAAACCAAGCCAAGCTGAAATGTCTCCTTGGGTTTTGTCCTAATCTGACAATCCGTCATCACCTAGGCAGGAAATCAAAAATATTGGTGCACCATCTTGTTGAACTCTATGAAAGACGAGAATTTCCCGTTATTTCTGTTATTCGGCCGCAAGAGCTTTGGGTTGAGTCCACCGGAGAGTACCTGGCCTTTCCATCAAGGACATCAGTTGTGGCCCAAATCATGGATGAACTTGAGAATCCTAATACTCATAGGATCGGGGTGTATGGAATTGAAGGTGTGGGTAAAACCACACTAGCAAAAGAAGTCTACAGGCAAGCTACAGAAGATAAAAATTTATTTGACAATGTGGTTATCCTACTAGATGTGAAAGAAAATCCACACTTGGAAggaattcaaaacaaaattttAAATAAGTTAGATATGAAGATTTTTGATGATGAGAATTTAGATGGAAGAGCAAGTCGTACTTCTGCCGATATACAGGACAAAAACATCCTTGTAATTCTGGATGATGTTTGGGAACAAATTGACTTGGAGGCTCTCCAACTTCCAAGTGTGGCTACTTGTAAGATATTGCTGACATGTACAAGTAGAGAATCGTTATCTGGTATGAACACGCAGGTAGATTTTCAGCTTGACATCTTGGTGGAAGAAGAGGCTTGGATTCTATTTAAGAAGAAGGCAGGCGACGTTGTTAAGAATTATGCTATACGAGAAGTAGCACTCCAAGTAGCCGAATGTTGTAGTGGCTTGCCTATTTTAGTTGTCACAGTTGCAAGCGCTTTGAAGAAACAAACTACTTCACCTCCATGGAAAGATGCATTGAGATGCCTAAAAAGCCAAGAATTTACAGAGAACCCATACTTGTGTCTGGAGTGGAGTTACGATCAGCTGAAGGATAAGGAACTTGAGCAGTTGTTCTTGCTATGTGGATTTGCTATATGGGGAAAGGATATTTATTTGCCAGCCTTGCTGAAATATAGTATGGGTTTGGGTCTCTTTAGAAAGGGATACACAGTGGAGGAAGCACAAAATACATTGCTTAAATGGGTTGGAAAACTAAAAGATTCTTGTCTACTGACAGATAGTGATGATAGCAGATATGTCAAAATGCATAACCTTGTGCGTGATGTTGCTAACCGGATTGCACTCAGAGATGAACACATCTTATCATCAGTCGATGATAGgggaaattatgaatttaaggAATGGCTAGATAAGGATTTCTTCAAAAAGTGCACTATGAAATCTTTACAATCTAGTACTGTTCCTGTGCTTTCTGAAGTACCTAGGATATACCCCAAATTAAAGCTGTTCTATTTACACGGTACAGGTGATGTGTCAGTGGAAATCCCAACAAACTTTTTTAGAGAGATTGAGGAACTAAAAGTGTTGGATTTAACAAGACTGCATATGCTGTCACTACCTTCCTCTCTTCAGTACTTGAAGAATCTGCATGCCCTATTTTTAGATCAATGCATAGTGGGAGACACTGCTTTAGTTGGGGAGCTAAGTAACTTGGAAATTCTTAGCTTTTTCCAGTCCAATGTCAAACAATTACCAAAGGAAATAGGGAAACTGACCCGTCTTCAGTTGCTGGAATTATCTGATTGCTCTGAACTCGAAGTTATTTCACCTGGTGTCATCTCAAGCTTGGAGAGACTACAAGAATTGAGAATGAGAAACAGCTTCAACAAGTGGGAGGTTGAAGGTGAAAGAAGTAATGTGAGCCTTAGTGAGTTGAAGCATTTGTCTCAGCTATCTGTATTAGAGGTACATATTCCGAATACTGACATCCTTCCAGCAAACTTGTTCTCCCACGAGTTCGAAAGATTCAATATTGTTATTGGAGATGCATGGGTTGACAGATATACATCACGAGAGAAATTTATGGCTGAGACGACCCTCAAGACACTAAAACTCAAACTCACTACCAGCATTAAAGAATTGGATGAAGGATTAATATGGCTGCTGGAGAGATGTGAAGACTTGTCCTTAAGTGAGACACAGAATGCTAATAATATTGACCATTATTTAGATACTGAAGATTCTGAGCATCCGCAACATCTGCAAGTCATAAACATCTATAAG ATTGGTTTGCCCAACTTAACAAGATTGGCTGTTCACCAATGTGATGGTTTAAGTTTCTTATTGTCATCTTCCGTGGCAAAAAGTTTTGTACAACTTAAACATCTTCGGATATCTGAATGTCAAATCATGAAAGAGGTAGTATTGTCAGAAGGTCACGGTGAAGAAAAGGATAACTTGTTTCCGAAGTTAGAACAATTGGAGCTAAATGATCTTCCTTGTCTCACTAGATTCTGTTCAGGAAGTTATGTTGAGTTTGCAGCTCTGAAGAGGTCGCAATTGGAGAAGTGTCCTAAATTGGAGACATTCATCTTTAATCATTTGAGTAACAGAATTCAAATCTacaaagaaattaaagaaaggGGCACAAATGATGAGAATGTTGAGACAGTTGCACCATACTTTCTTTTAgatgaaaaggtgaaaacgtTGAGGTTGCATGGAATGGAGATCAAGCTCATGCATCTCTCAGAAGAGAGCCCAGTTTTTCCACTGTTGGAAATTCTAGAGGTGAAGTTTTGTGGATTGAATAACCTAAAGTTGTCTGCAATATCCTTTCGGAATCTAACAATTATAGAAGTAACTTTTTGCTGGCGATTGCAATATTTGACAAGTTATTCGGTAGCTCAAAGTTTAGTGGGACtgaaaaaattgaaagttgatgAATGTAAAAATATGAAAGAAATCTTCACAAGTGAAGGAATTGAAGAAGATGCAAGTAATTGTGAGATTGTTTTCAGCCGGTTGCAACATTTGGAACTCAGTGATTTAATAAGTTTGGAAAGGTTTTGCTCGAGAAATTGCATTGTGAAAGTCCCATCCTTGCAAAGCAGTGCTTTACAGGTAAATTGGTGCCCATTCCAGTTGAAGATTTCCACTGAAAGGGTACTAGAAGAAGTTTCCGATATGCAACAGGATGTACATAAGTCGCATACTGGTAAAGAAGAG GTTCTCGACACAACTGAGTCTGCTTGTAGCCTGGAAACAAATCAGAAACAGCACATCCCAAACACCTCCAAAGTTTCTAAAGAAATCGAGTTTAATGAAGGAGAACTCCATGATGACAGACTTGTAAACAACGACGGGCCTCTATTGCCTGGCAATATTGCTGAAAGTAGTGAACATGGAATCAAAGCTGTCATTAAAGAAACTCCTATCAATTTCTTGGAGCATGCTGAGGTTATGGACCTACATCGGAAGCAAATTGTCACCAATACGCCAAAGAATCTTCAGGAGGCTGATTTTGGCATGGAAGAGAGCCTCATTGAACCTTTGAATGCAAATGAAGGCAGACCACTTCAATTGAAACAACTTAATGGGGTGCAAACTGATTCGTTGCTGCAAAGCATATCTGAGCTTGATGCCGACATAAAACATTTGCAGGAAGAATTAAGGGCCAAAGAAGCAGAGAGGATAGATAAACAGCAAAGGCTTGCCGACAGACTTGCGACAGTTGATCGGTTGTCCGATTCTTTATGA
- the LOC112175284 gene encoding disease resistance protein At4g27190 isoform X1 produces MQRRNGESSTLIIALLYFSILRSQSKNRCASFSDNLTLLPQEIRGATQLWFQVITTLAVNLFVASTFSSFTLIAVLLKLETKQNQLHTGRQVGYVIHCKSNLQRLQAQLEELNAAREAVEDKVVEAEDKGEAVQPDVQLWLQEVGNINAQAEELLKDENQAKLKCLLGFCPNLTIRHHLGRKSKILVHHLVELYERREFPVISVIRPQELWVESTGEYLAFPSRTSVVAQIMDELENPNTHRIGVYGIEGVGKTTLAKEVYRQATEDKNLFDNVVILLDVKENPHLEGIQNKILNKLDMKIFDDENLDGRASRTSADIQDKNILVILDDVWEQIDLEALQLPSVATCKILLTCTSRESLSGMNTQVDFQLDILVEEEAWILFKKKAGDVVKNYAIREVALQVAECCSGLPILVVTVASALKKQTTSPPWKDALRCLKSQEFTENPYLCLEWSYDQLKDKELEQLFLLCGFAIWGKDIYLPALLKYSMGLGLFRKGYTVEEAQNTLLKWVGKLKDSCLLTDSDDSRYVKMHNLVRDVANRIALRDEHILSSVDDRGNYEFKEWLDKDFFKKCTMKSLQSSTVPVLSEVPRIYPKLKLFYLHGTGDVSVEIPTNFFREIEELKVLDLTRLHMLSLPSSLQYLKNLHALFLDQCIVGDTALVGELSNLEILSFFQSNVKQLPKEIGKLTRLQLLELSDCSELEVISPGVISSLERLQELRMRNSFNKWEVEGERSNVSLSELKHLSQLSVLEVHIPNTDILPANLFSHEFERFNIVIGDAWVDRYTSREKFMAETTLKTLKLKLTTSIKELDEGLIWLLERCEDLSLSETQNANNIDHYLDTEDSEHPQHLQVINIYKIGLPNLTRLAVHQCDGLSFLLSSSVAKSFVQLKHLRISECQIMKEVVLSEGHGEEKDNLFPKLEQLELNDLPCLTRFCSGSYVEFAALKRSQLEKCPKLETFIFNHLSNRIQIYKEIKERGTNDENVETVAPYFLLDEKVKTLRLHGMEIKLMHLSEESPVFPLLEILEVKFCGLNNLKLSAISFRNLTIIEVTFCWRLQYLTSYSVAQSLVGLKKLKVDECKNMKEIFTSEGIEEDASNCEIVFSRLQHLELSDLISLERFCSRNCIVKVPSLQSSALQVNWCPFQLKISTERVLEEVSDMQQDVHKSHTGKEEVLDTTESACSLETNQKQHIPNTSKVSKEIEFNEGELHDDRLVNNDGPLLPGNIAESSEHGIKAVIKETPINFLEHAEVMDLHRKQIVTNTPKNLQEADFGMEESLIEPLNANEGRPLQLKQLNGVQTDSLLQSISELDADIKHLQEELRAKEAERIDKQQRLADRLATVDRLSDSL; encoded by the exons ATGCAGAGAAGAAATGGGGAAAG TTCTACTTTGATCATCGCTCTACTGTACTTCTCAATTCTAAGAAGCCAATCGAAAAACAGATGTGCTTCTTTCTCTGACAATCTGACATTGTTGCCACAAGAAATTAGAGGAGCAACTCAGCTTTGGTTCCAGGTCATAACCACG CTTGCAGTTAATTTGTTCGTTGCATCAACCTTCTCTAGTTTTACTTTGATTGCTGTTCTTCTCAAGTTAGAAACAAAGCAAAATCAACTACATACAG GACGCCAAGTGGGATATGTAATTCACTGCAAAAGCAACCTTCAAAGACTGCAGGCTCAATTGGAAGAATTGAACGCCGCCCGGGAGGCTGTAGAGGATAAAGTTGTGGAAGCTGAAGACAAaggtgaagcagttcaaccagATGTCCAGTTGTGGCTACAGGAAGTGGGCAACATCAATGCACAGGCAGAGGAATTGTTGAAAGATGAAAACCAAGCCAAGCTGAAATGTCTCCTTGGGTTTTGTCCTAATCTGACAATCCGTCATCACCTAGGCAGGAAATCAAAAATATTGGTGCACCATCTTGTTGAACTCTATGAAAGACGAGAATTTCCCGTTATTTCTGTTATTCGGCCGCAAGAGCTTTGGGTTGAGTCCACCGGAGAGTACCTGGCCTTTCCATCAAGGACATCAGTTGTGGCCCAAATCATGGATGAACTTGAGAATCCTAATACTCATAGGATCGGGGTGTATGGAATTGAAGGTGTGGGTAAAACCACACTAGCAAAAGAAGTCTACAGGCAAGCTACAGAAGATAAAAATTTATTTGACAATGTGGTTATCCTACTAGATGTGAAAGAAAATCCACACTTGGAAggaattcaaaacaaaattttAAATAAGTTAGATATGAAGATTTTTGATGATGAGAATTTAGATGGAAGAGCAAGTCGTACTTCTGCCGATATACAGGACAAAAACATCCTTGTAATTCTGGATGATGTTTGGGAACAAATTGACTTGGAGGCTCTCCAACTTCCAAGTGTGGCTACTTGTAAGATATTGCTGACATGTACAAGTAGAGAATCGTTATCTGGTATGAACACGCAGGTAGATTTTCAGCTTGACATCTTGGTGGAAGAAGAGGCTTGGATTCTATTTAAGAAGAAGGCAGGCGACGTTGTTAAGAATTATGCTATACGAGAAGTAGCACTCCAAGTAGCCGAATGTTGTAGTGGCTTGCCTATTTTAGTTGTCACAGTTGCAAGCGCTTTGAAGAAACAAACTACTTCACCTCCATGGAAAGATGCATTGAGATGCCTAAAAAGCCAAGAATTTACAGAGAACCCATACTTGTGTCTGGAGTGGAGTTACGATCAGCTGAAGGATAAGGAACTTGAGCAGTTGTTCTTGCTATGTGGATTTGCTATATGGGGAAAGGATATTTATTTGCCAGCCTTGCTGAAATATAGTATGGGTTTGGGTCTCTTTAGAAAGGGATACACAGTGGAGGAAGCACAAAATACATTGCTTAAATGGGTTGGAAAACTAAAAGATTCTTGTCTACTGACAGATAGTGATGATAGCAGATATGTCAAAATGCATAACCTTGTGCGTGATGTTGCTAACCGGATTGCACTCAGAGATGAACACATCTTATCATCAGTCGATGATAGgggaaattatgaatttaaggAATGGCTAGATAAGGATTTCTTCAAAAAGTGCACTATGAAATCTTTACAATCTAGTACTGTTCCTGTGCTTTCTGAAGTACCTAGGATATACCCCAAATTAAAGCTGTTCTATTTACACGGTACAGGTGATGTGTCAGTGGAAATCCCAACAAACTTTTTTAGAGAGATTGAGGAACTAAAAGTGTTGGATTTAACAAGACTGCATATGCTGTCACTACCTTCCTCTCTTCAGTACTTGAAGAATCTGCATGCCCTATTTTTAGATCAATGCATAGTGGGAGACACTGCTTTAGTTGGGGAGCTAAGTAACTTGGAAATTCTTAGCTTTTTCCAGTCCAATGTCAAACAATTACCAAAGGAAATAGGGAAACTGACCCGTCTTCAGTTGCTGGAATTATCTGATTGCTCTGAACTCGAAGTTATTTCACCTGGTGTCATCTCAAGCTTGGAGAGACTACAAGAATTGAGAATGAGAAACAGCTTCAACAAGTGGGAGGTTGAAGGTGAAAGAAGTAATGTGAGCCTTAGTGAGTTGAAGCATTTGTCTCAGCTATCTGTATTAGAGGTACATATTCCGAATACTGACATCCTTCCAGCAAACTTGTTCTCCCACGAGTTCGAAAGATTCAATATTGTTATTGGAGATGCATGGGTTGACAGATATACATCACGAGAGAAATTTATGGCTGAGACGACCCTCAAGACACTAAAACTCAAACTCACTACCAGCATTAAAGAATTGGATGAAGGATTAATATGGCTGCTGGAGAGATGTGAAGACTTGTCCTTAAGTGAGACACAGAATGCTAATAATATTGACCATTATTTAGATACTGAAGATTCTGAGCATCCGCAACATCTGCAAGTCATAAACATCTATAAG ATTGGTTTGCCCAACTTAACAAGATTGGCTGTTCACCAATGTGATGGTTTAAGTTTCTTATTGTCATCTTCCGTGGCAAAAAGTTTTGTACAACTTAAACATCTTCGGATATCTGAATGTCAAATCATGAAAGAGGTAGTATTGTCAGAAGGTCACGGTGAAGAAAAGGATAACTTGTTTCCGAAGTTAGAACAATTGGAGCTAAATGATCTTCCTTGTCTCACTAGATTCTGTTCAGGAAGTTATGTTGAGTTTGCAGCTCTGAAGAGGTCGCAATTGGAGAAGTGTCCTAAATTGGAGACATTCATCTTTAATCATTTGAGTAACAGAATTCAAATCTacaaagaaattaaagaaaggGGCACAAATGATGAGAATGTTGAGACAGTTGCACCATACTTTCTTTTAgatgaaaaggtgaaaacgtTGAGGTTGCATGGAATGGAGATCAAGCTCATGCATCTCTCAGAAGAGAGCCCAGTTTTTCCACTGTTGGAAATTCTAGAGGTGAAGTTTTGTGGATTGAATAACCTAAAGTTGTCTGCAATATCCTTTCGGAATCTAACAATTATAGAAGTAACTTTTTGCTGGCGATTGCAATATTTGACAAGTTATTCGGTAGCTCAAAGTTTAGTGGGACtgaaaaaattgaaagttgatgAATGTAAAAATATGAAAGAAATCTTCACAAGTGAAGGAATTGAAGAAGATGCAAGTAATTGTGAGATTGTTTTCAGCCGGTTGCAACATTTGGAACTCAGTGATTTAATAAGTTTGGAAAGGTTTTGCTCGAGAAATTGCATTGTGAAAGTCCCATCCTTGCAAAGCAGTGCTTTACAGGTAAATTGGTGCCCATTCCAGTTGAAGATTTCCACTGAAAGGGTACTAGAAGAAGTTTCCGATATGCAACAGGATGTACATAAGTCGCATACTGGTAAAGAAGAG GTTCTCGACACAACTGAGTCTGCTTGTAGCCTGGAAACAAATCAGAAACAGCACATCCCAAACACCTCCAAAGTTTCTAAAGAAATCGAGTTTAATGAAGGAGAACTCCATGATGACAGACTTGTAAACAACGACGGGCCTCTATTGCCTGGCAATATTGCTGAAAGTAGTGAACATGGAATCAAAGCTGTCATTAAAGAAACTCCTATCAATTTCTTGGAGCATGCTGAGGTTATGGACCTACATCGGAAGCAAATTGTCACCAATACGCCAAAGAATCTTCAGGAGGCTGATTTTGGCATGGAAGAGAGCCTCATTGAACCTTTGAATGCAAATGAAGGCAGACCACTTCAATTGAAACAACTTAATGGGGTGCAAACTGATTCGTTGCTGCAAAGCATATCTGAGCTTGATGCCGACATAAAACATTTGCAGGAAGAATTAAGGGCCAAAGAAGCAGAGAGGATAGATAAACAGCAAAGGCTTGCCGACAGACTTGCGACAGTTGATCGGTTGTCCGATTCTTTATGA